A genomic region of Terriglobia bacterium contains the following coding sequences:
- a CDS encoding histidine triad nucleotide-binding protein, whose amino-acid sequence MQHACLFCRILGRDTPADFVHEDDLVVAFKDLRPQAPVHLLVAPRKHIPTLNDLLPEDNALVGHMFQVAKILAMQSNIHQKGYRTVFNVNAGAGQSVYHIHLHLLGGRMFSWPPG is encoded by the coding sequence ATGCAGCACGCGTGTCTGTTCTGCCGAATCCTTGGTCGCGATACACCGGCGGACTTTGTGCATGAGGATGACCTCGTCGTGGCATTTAAAGACCTCAGGCCGCAAGCGCCGGTGCATCTTTTGGTCGCCCCCAGAAAGCACATTCCGACGTTGAATGACTTACTGCCGGAAGATAATGCGCTTGTCGGTCACATGTTTCAGGTTGCCAAGATACTGGCGATGCAATCGAATATCCATCAGAAGGGGTATCGAACCGTGTTCAACGTAAATGCGGGCGCCGGCCAGTCCGTCTACCACATCCATCTGCACCTACTGGGCGGCCGCATGTTCAGCTGGCCTCCCGGATAA
- a CDS encoding PH domain-containing protein, with protein sequence MSYADNNLIAGETVTYRGRLHWVLFVKPVLVSAVILVAVILLLDVSGLSTKISTGAAALAWLAGLILSVIPIIPAILTWKSAEFSVTNKRVILKVGFVQSKTEEMFLNKVESVGVDQNLVGRMLGYGDIVIRGTGGSLEPFHRVSSPLEFRRQVQEQIGRSFEPQSKPTSV encoded by the coding sequence GTGAGTTACGCCGACAACAATCTGATCGCGGGTGAGACCGTTACCTATCGGGGCCGGTTGCACTGGGTGCTTTTTGTCAAGCCGGTCCTCGTCAGCGCCGTCATACTCGTTGCCGTCATCCTGCTGCTTGACGTATCCGGTCTGAGCACAAAAATCTCGACAGGAGCGGCCGCACTGGCGTGGCTGGCGGGACTGATACTGTCCGTGATTCCGATTATTCCGGCCATTCTGACCTGGAAGTCCGCCGAATTTTCGGTGACGAACAAGCGGGTGATTCTCAAGGTCGGATTTGTTCAAAGCAAAACCGAGGAGATGTTCCTGAACAAAGTCGAAAGCGTCGGCGTCGATCAAAATCTCGTGGGGCGCATGCTGGGCTATGGGGATATTGTGATCCGGGGAACCGGCGGTTCGCTGGAACCGTTCCACCGGGTCTCAAGCCCATTGGAGTTTAGAAGACAGGTTCAGGAACAGATCGGCAGATCCTTCGAACCGCAAAGCAAGCCCACGTCTGTATAA
- a CDS encoding ribbon-helix-helix domain-containing protein, which produces MKTISLKLDDEIDAKLTAAAKRTRKSKSQVTREALAAFLERRGPKAGISCLDLVKDLVGAAKGPGDLASNKKHMRGYGR; this is translated from the coding sequence GTGAAGACGATATCTTTAAAGCTTGATGATGAAATCGACGCCAAGCTAACTGCCGCGGCGAAACGGACGAGGAAGTCGAAGTCGCAGGTAACGCGGGAGGCGCTGGCGGCTTTTTTGGAGCGCCGGGGTCCGAAGGCTGGCATTTCTTGCCTGGACCTGGTGAAAGATCTTGTCGGCGCCGCCAAAGGTCCTGGAGATCTGGCTTCCAATAAGAAACATATGCGTGGCTACGGCCGATGA
- a CDS encoding PIN domain-containing protein — MKRNVILDTGPLVALIDRADHHHDWSVSEWDDIQPPMLTCESVISEACFLLDQIQGSGPVFEMLSRNTIEVAFRLQDHLKLLRTLIRKYANLPMSVADACLVRMAEQIPNSSVFTLDSDFKLYRKHGRQVIPLICPGLR, encoded by the coding sequence ATGAAGCGCAACGTAATCCTGGACACGGGGCCGCTGGTTGCGTTGATCGACCGGGCGGACCATCATCACGACTGGAGCGTGTCGGAATGGGACGATATTCAGCCTCCGATGCTGACTTGCGAAAGCGTAATCTCTGAAGCGTGTTTTCTGCTCGATCAAATTCAGGGCAGCGGGCCTGTTTTTGAGATGTTATCGCGAAACACGATTGAGGTGGCGTTCCGGCTTCAAGACCACCTCAAACTTCTCCGGACTTTGATTCGGAAATACGCGAATCTTCCGATGTCTGTCGCAGACGCATGTCTTGTGCGGATGGCTGAACAGATTCCGAACAGTTCCGTCTTTACATTGGATAGCGATTTCAAACTGTATCGAAAGCATGGCCGCCAGGTCATTCCACTCATTTGCCCAGGTCTCCGATAA